The Cydia fagiglandana chromosome 4, ilCydFagi1.1, whole genome shotgun sequence genome has a window encoding:
- the LOC134663717 gene encoding transmembrane protein 164, which produces MFEWAYSGANRAVPRNVGPECAYFLSYNRQIIETIIVTALCSYILVKTYPKLVLPHDEIYIKSDRGGKRLLVILLALLWGMEIGFKFASRTVIYLLNPCHVTTLMQIYLLAAPPSRTVTAVFRIHLYLLNGPLLAFLFPETASRQIPAEAALYWIQHGMMCVIPYYLLRIGGVYNVEPLGDFNWAIVSYCLNLLYHFIILQAIAIPAQVNLNHIICPALLDPFEGPWYRVAAVLHQAALCPLLCKGYCLVADFCLTKFPPTKVKQQLKELLQDKKADVKKDL; this is translated from the exons ATGTTTGAGTGGGCCTATAGTGGTGCTAACAGAGCCGTTCCCCGAAATGTGGGGCCCGAGTGCGCATATTTTTTATCGTATAATAGGCAAATAATTGAAACAATTATAGTTACTGCATTGTGCTCATACATTTTA gTAAAAACTTATCCAAAACTGGTATTACCACATGatgaaatttatattaaaagtgACCGGGGAGGCAAGAGATTGCTCGTCATACTTTTGGCCTTACTATGGGGAATGGAGATTGGATTTAAATTTGCATCTCGCactgtaatatatttgttgaaTCCATGTCATGTTACAACATTAATGCAA ATATACTTGTTGGCTGCACCACCCAGTAGGACAGTGACTGCAGTCTTTCGCATACACTTATACTTGTTAAATGGGCCTCTGTTAGCTTTTTTATTTCCTGAAACAGCATCACGACAG ATCCCCGCTGAGGCTGCCCTGTACTGGATACAACATGGCATGATGTGTGTGATACCATACTATCTATTAAGAATTGGTG gTGTGTACAATGTAGAGCCACTTGGTGATTTCAATTGGGCAATTGTTAGTTACTGCCTTAATCTGTTGTATCACTTCATAATTCTACAAGCTATAGCAATA CCGGCTCAAGTTAACCTGAACCACATCATATGCCCGGCGCTCTTGGACCCGTTCGAGGGGCCGTGGTACCGCGTGGCCGCCGTGCTCCACCAGGCCGCGCTCTGCCCCCTCCTCTGCAAGGGCTACTGCCTCGTCGCTGACTTCTGTCTCACCAAGTTCCCGCCCACAAAGGTCAAACAACAACTCAAAGAATTACTCCAGGACAAAAAGGCAGACGTCAAAAAAGACTTGTAG